One Defluviitoga tunisiensis genomic window carries:
- a CDS encoding BMP family lipoprotein, whose protein sequence is MKKFLSFVLITLFVVSSFALKVVMVTDVGGLGDKSFNDGAWEGILKAEKELPNIEKDILVSKEQTDYIPNLTRAAKEGDVVIGVGFMMGDALYNLATQYPDVFFIGIDIDPSPDQVIPKNLALYSFSEQEAGFLGGYVAASVTKSGIIGFVGGQDLPPVRRYEIGYRAGVEAYNQLHDANVKVIVGYTGTFEEPAKGKQMTLSQYGSGADIVFACAGATGNGVIDAAKETGMSFYNLPANAPLEQVIDKYFEMGKGYFAIGVDVDQDYMAPGYVLLSITKKIDIATFEGISNAQSPRYFQSGHKLMGIADDGVGISQMKYTKGLVSNEILAELAYLQKLAKEGKINIPSTEAELSTIDVSYIEFPF, encoded by the coding sequence ATGAAAAAGTTCTTATCTTTTGTGCTAATAACTTTATTTGTAGTTAGTAGTTTTGCTTTAAAGGTTGTAATGGTTACTGACGTTGGTGGACTAGGAGATAAATCATTTAATGATGGAGCATGGGAAGGAATATTAAAAGCAGAAAAAGAGCTTCCCAATATTGAAAAAGATATCCTTGTATCCAAAGAACAGACTGACTATATACCAAACTTAACTAGGGCTGCTAAAGAAGGAGACGTAGTAATTGGAGTAGGTTTTATGATGGGAGATGCGTTATATAACTTAGCAACACAATATCCTGACGTTTTTTTCATCGGTATAGATATCGATCCTTCACCTGATCAGGTTATTCCAAAGAACTTAGCCCTTTATTCTTTCAGTGAACAAGAAGCAGGTTTTCTTGGAGGATACGTTGCTGCTTCTGTAACTAAATCAGGCATCATAGGCTTTGTTGGAGGTCAAGACCTACCACCTGTTAGAAGATATGAAATAGGATATAGAGCAGGAGTAGAGGCATACAATCAATTACATGATGCAAACGTCAAAGTAATAGTTGGATACACTGGAACTTTTGAAGAGCCTGCAAAGGGTAAACAAATGACACTTTCACAATATGGAAGCGGAGCGGATATAGTTTTTGCATGTGCCGGAGCAACAGGGAATGGTGTAATTGATGCTGCAAAGGAAACAGGAATGTCCTTCTATAATTTACCTGCTAATGCCCCATTAGAACAAGTTATAGACAAATATTTTGAAATGGGAAAAGGTTATTTTGCAATAGGTGTTGACGTTGACCAAGATTATATGGCACCTGGATACGTTTTATTGAGTATAACAAAGAAAATTGATATAGCAACTTTTGAAGGTATAAGCAATGCTCAATCACCAAGATATTTTCAATCTGGACATAAACTAATGGGTATAGCAGATGATGGTGTTGGTATTTCTCAAATGAAATATACAAAAGGATTAGTTTCAAACGAGATATTAGCAGAACTAGCCTATTTACAAAAACTTGCTAAAGAAGGAAAAATCAATATTCCTTCAACAGAAGCAGAACTCTCAACTATTGATGTAAGCTATATTGAATTCCCGTTTTAA